One window of Mesorhizobium sp. PAMC28654 genomic DNA carries:
- a CDS encoding L-rhamnose mutarotase, whose product MTRMGLCIGLKPEVIAHYKELHAAVWPEVLAAITAANIRNYSIFLREPENLLFATWEYVGGDFDADMELMKQNPAMQEWWTICDPLQQPLETRAPGEWWARMEPVFFHA is encoded by the coding sequence ATGACCCGCATGGGCCTTTGCATCGGACTGAAGCCGGAGGTGATCGCGCACTACAAGGAACTTCACGCGGCGGTGTGGCCGGAGGTGCTGGCGGCGATCACGGCGGCGAACATCCGCAACTATTCGATCTTCCTGCGCGAGCCTGAAAACCTGCTGTTCGCCACCTGGGAATATGTGGGCGGGGATTTCGACGCGGACATGGAATTGATGAAGCAGAACCCGGCCATGCAGGAATGGTGGACAATCTGCGATCCGCTGCAGCAGCCGCTCGAGACGCGGGCGCCCGGGGAATGGTGGGCACGGATGGAGCCGGTGTTCTTCCACGCCTGA
- a CDS encoding ornithine cyclodeaminase yields MTARLNIVPFVSVDHMMKLVLAIGVDRFLTDLAGYIEEDFRRWALFDKTPRVASHSIDGVIELMPTSDGRLYGFKYVNGHPKNTRDGRQTVTAFGVLADVGNGYPMLLSEMTILTALRTAATSAVAAKYLAPKGADCMAIIGNGAQSEFQALAFKALLGVNKLRLYDIDPAATRKCADNLAGLGFEITSCSSAHAAVEGAQIITTVTADKQYATILTDNMVGSGVHINAVGGDCPGKTELHRDILLRSQIFVEYTPQTRIEGEIQQLDLDHAVVELWEVMAGTAQGRVNNQAVTLFDSVGFATEDFSALRYVRDQLARTGLYEELDLLADPDEPRDLFGMLLRAAKHD; encoded by the coding sequence ATGACCGCCAGACTGAACATCGTCCCCTTCGTCAGCGTCGACCACATGATGAAGCTGGTGCTTGCCATCGGCGTCGACCGATTCCTCACCGATCTCGCTGGCTATATCGAAGAGGACTTTCGCCGCTGGGCGCTGTTCGACAAGACGCCGCGCGTCGCCTCGCACAGCATCGACGGCGTCATCGAACTGATGCCGACAAGCGATGGCCGGCTTTACGGCTTCAAATACGTCAACGGCCATCCCAAAAATACGCGTGACGGTCGCCAGACGGTCACCGCCTTCGGCGTTCTCGCCGATGTCGGCAACGGCTATCCGATGCTGCTTTCGGAGATGACCATCCTGACCGCCTTGCGCACCGCCGCCACGTCAGCCGTCGCCGCCAAGTACCTGGCGCCCAAGGGCGCGGACTGCATGGCCATCATCGGCAACGGCGCCCAGTCGGAGTTCCAGGCGCTGGCCTTCAAGGCGCTGCTCGGCGTCAACAAGCTGCGCCTCTACGACATCGACCCGGCGGCCACGCGCAAATGCGCTGACAATCTGGCGGGGCTGGGGTTTGAGATCACCTCCTGTTCCTCGGCGCATGCCGCCGTTGAGGGAGCGCAGATCATCACCACGGTGACGGCCGACAAGCAGTATGCGACCATCCTCACCGACAACATGGTGGGCAGCGGCGTCCACATCAATGCGGTCGGCGGCGATTGCCCCGGCAAGACCGAACTGCATCGTGACATCCTGCTGCGCTCGCAGATTTTCGTCGAGTACACGCCGCAGACGCGCATCGAAGGCGAGATACAGCAACTCGATCTGGATCATGCCGTCGTCGAATTGTGGGAGGTGATGGCGGGAACGGCCCAAGGGCGCGTCAACAACCAGGCGGTGACGCTGTTTGATTCCGTCGGCTTCGCCACCGAGGATTTCTCGGCGCTGCGCTACGTTCGCGACCAGCTTGCCCGTACCGGTCTCTACGAGGAGCTTGACCTGCTCGCCGATCCCGACGAGCCGCGCGACCTCTTCGGCATGCTGTTGCGCGCCGCGAAGCACGATTGA
- the rocF gene encoding arginase, protein MNCNILGAPVQDGTGRMGCEMGPSALRTAGLVGALRELGHAVADLGTIAPAPMRPLTHGNLALKALPEISAWTAGIADAAYAASADAMPIFLGGDHSISAGTLSGIARRAAQVGRPLFVLWLDAHPDFHTLDTTASGNLHGVPLAYASGQPGFHGYFPDLPERVDPARICTLGLRSVDPAERQALRAAGVTVHDMRAIDEHGIAPLLRAFLERVTAENGLLHVSLDVDFLDPSIAPAVGTTVPGGATFREAHLVMEMLSDSGLVSSLDLVELNPFLDERGRTATLMVDLTASLMGRRIMDRPTRSF, encoded by the coding sequence ATGAATTGCAATATATTGGGCGCGCCGGTGCAGGACGGCACTGGCCGGATGGGCTGCGAAATGGGCCCGAGTGCCTTGCGGACGGCGGGGCTGGTCGGTGCGCTGAGGGAGCTCGGCCATGCGGTTGCCGATCTCGGCACCATCGCGCCGGCGCCGATGCGCCCGCTCACCCATGGCAATCTGGCGCTGAAGGCGCTGCCGGAGATTTCAGCCTGGACGGCAGGGATCGCCGACGCCGCCTATGCCGCCAGCGCCGATGCCATGCCGATCTTCCTCGGCGGCGACCACAGCATTTCGGCTGGGACCCTTTCGGGGATTGCCCGCCGCGCTGCCCAGGTCGGCCGGCCCCTGTTTGTACTGTGGCTCGATGCGCACCCGGATTTCCACACGCTCGACACGACGGCCAGCGGCAATCTGCATGGCGTGCCGCTTGCGTACGCCAGCGGCCAGCCCGGCTTCCACGGCTATTTCCCCGACCTGCCGGAGCGAGTCGACCCCGCCCGCATCTGCACATTGGGTCTCCGCAGCGTCGACCCGGCCGAGCGGCAGGCGCTGCGCGCCGCGGGCGTCACCGTGCACGACATGCGCGCCATCGACGAACATGGCATCGCGCCGCTCCTGCGGGCTTTCCTGGAACGGGTGACGGCCGAAAACGGCCTTCTGCATGTCAGTCTCGACGTCGACTTCCTCGATCCGTCCATCGCGCCGGCGGTCGGCACGACCGTGCCGGGCGGCGCGACGTTCCGCGAGGCGCATCTGGTCATGGAAATGCTCTCGGACAGCGGCCTGGTCAGCAGTCTCGACCTCGTCGAGCTCAATCCTTTTCTCGATGAGCGCGGCCGCACCGCCACGCTGATGGTCGACCTGACGGCAAGCCTGATGGGCCGCCGCATCATGGACCGGCCGACCAGGAGCTTTTGA
- a CDS encoding Lrp/AsnC family transcriptional regulator, which translates to MDSLDEKLIMLLRHSARRSISDLAADLGVSRATARARMERLEQSGEIIGYTVILRAESIGPAVRGIMMIEIEGHAADRVIRTLGGFPEVATIHTTNGRWDLVVELNTATLTELDAVLRRIRLVPGITGSETNLLLATPRSTKARL; encoded by the coding sequence ATGGATTCCCTGGACGAAAAGCTCATCATGCTTCTGCGCCATAGCGCACGGCGAAGCATCTCCGATCTTGCGGCGGACCTTGGCGTGTCGCGGGCGACCGCACGCGCACGAATGGAGCGCCTGGAACAATCCGGCGAGATCATCGGCTACACGGTGATCCTGCGCGCGGAATCCATCGGCCCCGCCGTCAGGGGCATCATGATGATTGAGATCGAAGGGCATGCCGCCGATCGCGTGATCCGCACGCTTGGCGGGTTTCCAGAGGTCGCCACGATCCACACCACCAATGGCCGCTGGGACCTGGTGGTGGAGCTGAACACAGCAACCCTGACCGAGTTGGACGCGGTACTGCGGCGGATCCGGCTGGTGCCCGGGATCACAGGCAGCGAGACAAACCTGCTGTTGGCCACGCCGCGCAGCACGAAAGCCCGTCTTTGA
- a CDS encoding M20 family metallopeptidase codes for MTTDKSQAISAWLDEQAPAMLTLLGELVDIDSGSHDKVGVDRAGARLARFYAEHSICVTTIPVADFGDILRAETGPVSHNSGRRNYLLMGHRDTVFGKGEAARRPFSTRDGRAYGPGVADMKGGLVMNAFVMAALKRFAPEIPAISLMTGDEEIGSATARPTIEAEAKCAVAVFNSEPGRVSGNIVTGRKGGFSYRFDITGKAAHSGVNFTEGASAIAELAHKINALHALTRVDDGMTLNVGLVGGGVSVNTVAPTASGEVDVRFVTNAQRDALIEAIDAIMANSSVAGTSTKAVRDSDFFPLVPTPRSAELTRRYLEIARSIGLDIAGEFTGGCADSGFAASAGAPTICGVGPVGGKAHTEEEYIEITTLAQRARVAALTICAMVQ; via the coding sequence ATGACGACCGACAAGTCCCAAGCCATTTCCGCCTGGCTCGATGAGCAGGCGCCCGCGATGCTGACCCTGCTTGGCGAGCTGGTCGATATCGATTCCGGTTCCCATGACAAGGTCGGCGTCGACCGGGCCGGCGCGCGGCTGGCCCGGTTTTATGCCGAGCATTCGATCTGCGTGACGACGATCCCCGTAGCTGATTTCGGTGACATCCTGCGCGCCGAAACCGGCCCGGTGAGCCACAATTCCGGTCGTCGCAATTATCTTCTGATGGGCCATCGCGACACGGTGTTTGGCAAGGGTGAGGCGGCGCGTCGCCCGTTCAGCACCCGTGACGGCCGCGCCTATGGCCCGGGTGTCGCGGACATGAAGGGCGGCCTTGTCATGAACGCCTTCGTCATGGCTGCGCTGAAGCGGTTTGCCCCCGAAATTCCCGCGATCTCCTTGATGACCGGCGACGAGGAGATCGGCTCGGCGACAGCACGCCCCACTATCGAGGCGGAAGCGAAATGCGCCGTCGCTGTCTTCAATTCCGAACCCGGCCGCGTCAGCGGCAACATCGTCACCGGTCGCAAGGGCGGCTTCAGCTATCGCTTCGACATTACCGGTAAGGCCGCGCATTCCGGTGTCAATTTCACCGAAGGCGCGTCAGCCATTGCCGAGCTTGCACACAAGATCAACGCCTTGCACGCGCTGACGCGGGTCGACGACGGCATGACGCTGAATGTCGGCCTTGTCGGCGGCGGCGTGTCGGTCAACACCGTCGCGCCAACGGCCAGTGGCGAAGTGGATGTGCGGTTCGTCACCAATGCCCAGCGCGACGCCTTGATCGAGGCGATCGATGCCATCATGGCAAATTCGTCCGTAGCGGGGACAAGCACGAAAGCCGTCCGCGACAGCGACTTCTTCCCGCTCGTCCCGACGCCACGGAGCGCGGAATTGACCAGGCGTTATCTCGAGATCGCAAGAAGCATCGGCCTCGATATTGCCGGTGAGTTCACCGGCGGCTGTGCCGATTCCGGTTTCGCCGCAAGTGCCGGCGCGCCGACGATTTGCGGCGTAGGTCCGGTCGGCGGCAAGGCTCATACGGAAGAAGAGTACATCGAAATCACCACCCTTGCGCAGCGCGCGCGGGTGGCGGCGCTTACCATTTGCGCCATGGTGCAATAG
- a CDS encoding ABC transporter ATP-binding protein, whose protein sequence is MSDQTALSVRNLRKRFGPLEVLKDISFDAKKGEVIAILGSSGSGKSTLLRCINLLEMPSAGEIVVGGEVVKLKPQRDGLAVVDRRQVDALRARVAMVFQSFNLWSHMTVLENLIEGPIHVQGRPRRECVAEAEALLAKVGIADKRDAYPAHLSGGQQQRAAIARALAMKPELMLFDEPTSALDPERVGEVLKVMRALADEGRTMVIVTHEMAFARDVASRVIFLHEGMIEEDGPAREVFESPKSARFQKFISTNRDDV, encoded by the coding sequence ATGTCTGACCAGACAGCCCTTTCAGTGCGCAACCTGCGCAAGCGTTTTGGCCCGCTCGAAGTGCTGAAGGATATTTCGTTCGATGCCAAAAAGGGCGAGGTGATCGCGATCCTCGGATCGTCGGGCTCCGGCAAGAGTACGCTGCTGCGCTGCATCAACCTGCTGGAGATGCCAAGCGCCGGTGAAATCGTGGTTGGCGGCGAGGTTGTGAAGCTCAAGCCGCAGCGCGACGGGCTTGCCGTCGTCGACCGCCGCCAGGTCGATGCGCTGCGCGCGCGTGTCGCCATGGTTTTCCAGAGCTTCAATCTCTGGTCGCACATGACCGTCCTGGAGAATCTGATCGAAGGGCCGATCCATGTCCAGGGGCGGCCGCGCCGCGAGTGTGTCGCCGAGGCGGAAGCGCTGCTGGCAAAGGTCGGTATCGCCGACAAGCGCGACGCATATCCCGCGCATCTGTCCGGCGGCCAGCAACAGCGCGCGGCAATCGCACGCGCGCTGGCGATGAAGCCCGAACTCATGCTGTTCGATGAGCCGACATCCGCGCTCGATCCCGAACGGGTGGGGGAAGTGCTCAAGGTGATGCGCGCCTTGGCGGACGAGGGCCGCACCATGGTGATCGTCACCCACGAGATGGCGTTCGCGCGCGATGTCGCAAGCCGGGTGATCTTCCTGCACGAGGGCATGATCGAAGAGGATGGTCCGGCCAGGGAGGTGTTCGAGAGCCCGAAATCGGCCCGGTTCCAGAAGTTCATCTCCACGAATCGCGACGATGTCTGA
- a CDS encoding ABC transporter permease, translated as MDLLFIRDSFVELLAGVPLTLQLTIIAFSIGVVFAVLLALMRMSGIRGMDWVARAYVFLFRGTPLLVQIFLIYYGLGQFRPTLQSLGLWQFFREPYWCAILALSLNTAAYGSEILRGALRSVPSREVEAARACGMSGLLLYRRIILPIALRQALPAYGNELILMVKATSLASIITMMDVTGIAARLISSSYRPVEVFIAAGAIYLIINFLLTRLVGLLDWWLTPHLRAPPASSNTMEKVNV; from the coding sequence ATGGACCTGCTCTTCATCCGCGACAGTTTCGTCGAACTACTGGCTGGCGTGCCGCTGACGCTGCAATTGACGATCATCGCCTTTTCGATCGGCGTGGTCTTTGCCGTTCTCCTGGCCTTGATGCGCATGTCCGGCATCCGGGGCATGGATTGGGTGGCGCGTGCCTACGTCTTCCTATTTCGCGGCACGCCGCTCCTGGTGCAGATATTCCTGATCTACTACGGCCTTGGGCAATTTCGCCCGACATTGCAAAGCCTTGGCCTGTGGCAATTCTTCCGCGAGCCCTACTGGTGCGCGATCCTGGCGCTGTCGCTCAACACCGCCGCCTATGGCAGCGAAATCCTGCGCGGCGCCTTGCGATCGGTCCCCTCGCGCGAGGTCGAGGCGGCGCGCGCGTGTGGTATGTCCGGGCTACTGCTCTACCGGCGCATCATCCTGCCGATCGCGCTGCGCCAGGCGCTGCCTGCCTATGGCAACGAACTGATCCTGATGGTCAAGGCGACCTCGCTGGCCTCGATCATCACGATGATGGACGTAACCGGCATCGCCGCGCGCCTGATCTCCTCCAGCTATCGTCCGGTGGAAGTCTTCATCGCCGCCGGCGCGATCTATCTCATCATCAATTTTCTCCTGACGCGGCTGGTCGGCCTGCTCGATTGGTGGCTGACGCCGCACCTGCGCGCGCCGCCGGCGTCATCGAACACAATGGAGAAGGTCAATGTCTGA
- a CDS encoding ABC transporter permease encodes MEFLDLVGFGPEGWGKALLLAALVTIMVAMAGFALGIVIGGLIAWAKLAGGTAARILADVYTTVLRGVPDLLVIYLFYFGGSLLLSALFRLWSDGGFVGIPPFIAGATAIGVVSGAYQAEVFRGAFRSLSTGEIEAGKAVGMHRLLLFRRIIAPQVARHAIPGIGNVWQMTLKESALVSVTGLVEILRQAQIAAGSTRKPFEFYLIAAVLFLVITWLSQRVFDWLEKRASRSMGREAA; translated from the coding sequence ATGGAATTTCTGGATCTGGTTGGCTTCGGGCCTGAAGGGTGGGGCAAGGCCCTGCTCCTGGCCGCGCTGGTGACGATCATGGTGGCGATGGCGGGCTTCGCGCTCGGCATCGTCATCGGTGGCCTGATCGCGTGGGCAAAACTTGCCGGCGGCACGGCCGCGCGCATCCTTGCCGATGTCTATACGACGGTGCTGCGCGGCGTTCCCGATCTTCTGGTCATCTATCTGTTCTATTTCGGCGGAAGCCTGCTTTTGTCGGCGCTTTTCCGGCTTTGGAGCGACGGCGGCTTTGTCGGCATCCCGCCTTTCATCGCCGGCGCCACGGCCATCGGCGTCGTTTCCGGCGCCTATCAGGCCGAAGTGTTCCGTGGCGCCTTTCGCAGCCTTTCGACAGGCGAGATCGAGGCCGGCAAGGCAGTTGGCATGCATCGCCTGCTCCTGTTTCGCCGCATCATCGCGCCTCAGGTCGCGCGCCACGCCATACCCGGCATCGGCAATGTCTGGCAGATGACCTTGAAGGAATCGGCTCTGGTGTCGGTGACCGGGCTGGTCGAGATCCTCCGGCAGGCGCAGATCGCCGCCGGTTCCACGCGCAAGCCGTTCGAGTTCTACCTCATCGCCGCCGTCCTGTTCTTGGTCATCACCTGGCTTTCGCAACGCGTCTTCGACTGGCTCGAAAAACGGGCCTCGCGAAGCATGGGGCGGGAGGCGGCGTGA
- a CDS encoding SDR family NAD(P)-dependent oxidoreductase, with translation MQSQHKTAIVTGAARGIGKACALDLARSGYNIALVDLLENELKTTAGEIAALGVKAETFVADVASHQRAGEVVSEVIARFGRVDFLLNNAGRSSPQGILDITEDEFDRVIAINLKSCFNYIQHTAPHMLKQGGGRIVSMSSLNALSGGVTAAVSRFAYAAAKAGILGMTRALAKELGPIIAINAICPGVIRTEIDTNVTERADEVIKGIALGRLGCADDVARLVTFLATSQPCFMTGQTLTVDGFQFNV, from the coding sequence ATGCAGTCACAACACAAGACGGCCATTGTCACCGGCGCGGCGCGCGGTATCGGCAAGGCCTGCGCGCTGGATCTGGCTCGCTCGGGCTACAACATCGCCCTCGTCGACCTGCTCGAAAACGAGTTGAAAACGACGGCCGGCGAGATCGCGGCACTTGGCGTCAAGGCCGAGACTTTCGTCGCGGATGTGGCCAGCCACCAGCGGGCCGGCGAGGTCGTCAGCGAGGTGATTGCCCGTTTCGGACGCGTCGATTTCCTGTTGAACAATGCCGGCCGGTCCTCGCCGCAAGGAATCCTGGACATCACCGAGGACGAGTTCGACCGGGTAATCGCCATCAATCTCAAGAGCTGCTTCAACTATATCCAACACACGGCGCCGCACATGCTGAAGCAGGGTGGAGGGCGCATCGTGTCGATGTCGTCGCTCAACGCGCTTTCGGGCGGCGTCACGGCGGCGGTCAGCCGCTTCGCCTATGCCGCCGCCAAGGCCGGCATTCTCGGCATGACGCGGGCGCTCGCGAAGGAACTGGGCCCCATCATCGCCATCAACGCGATCTGCCCCGGCGTCATTCGCACCGAGATCGATACGAATGTGACGGAGCGTGCCGACGAGGTCATCAAGGGCATTGCGCTTGGGCGGCTTGGATGCGCCGACGACGTGGCGCGCCTGGTGACCTTTCTTGCGACGTCGCAGCCCTGCTTCATGACCGGGCAGACGCTGACGGTTGACGGTTTCCAGTTCAACGTATGA
- a CDS encoding IclR family transcriptional regulator, which translates to MNKTGDSDVKSAVRVLEILELLARSPKALSLKTIVAELGYPKSSTFNLLATLVSRAYVLRDEADAYRIHDAFRNGPGWSSGDEAQLIATAQPLMDALRDAEGETVFLGARRKDGRVKLLAKSASHRAIRFDSDLTGSDPAFCTAMGRVLLSHWRPDKVAAYLARERIVQITDHTVIDRVQIRRIIEAARDNGYAISDQEAITGGSGVAAPVRDATGEVVAALNIATISPRFDACRDRMIAAMIRNAAELSHRLGYKETTKDQ; encoded by the coding sequence ATGAACAAAACTGGTGACTCTGACGTCAAATCCGCGGTACGGGTTCTGGAAATCCTGGAGCTTCTGGCCCGCTCTCCAAAGGCGTTGTCGCTGAAGACGATCGTCGCCGAGCTTGGCTATCCCAAGAGCAGCACGTTCAATCTTCTGGCGACGCTGGTGTCGCGCGCCTATGTCCTGCGCGACGAGGCGGACGCCTACCGGATCCACGATGCTTTCCGAAACGGGCCGGGGTGGTCGAGCGGCGACGAAGCGCAGCTCATAGCCACCGCACAGCCGCTGATGGATGCGTTGCGCGACGCCGAGGGCGAGACCGTCTTTCTCGGCGCGCGCCGCAAGGATGGCCGCGTCAAGCTGCTGGCCAAGAGCGCCAGCCATCGGGCGATCCGCTTCGATTCCGACCTGACCGGCTCCGACCCCGCCTTTTGCACGGCGATGGGGCGGGTGCTGCTTTCGCATTGGCGACCCGACAAGGTGGCGGCCTATCTGGCACGCGAACGCATCGTGCAGATCACCGACCACACCGTGATTGATCGCGTGCAGATCCGCAGGATCATCGAGGCCGCCCGCGACAATGGCTATGCCATCAGCGACCAGGAGGCCATAACCGGCGGATCGGGCGTGGCGGCGCCCGTCCGCGACGCCACCGGCGAAGTGGTCGCGGCCCTCAACATCGCCACCATATCGCCCCGCTTCGACGCCTGCCGCGATCGCATGATTGCCGCGATGATCAGGAACGCGGCCGAGCTCAGCCACAGGCTCGGCTACAAGGAAACGACGAAAGATCAATAA
- a CDS encoding SDR family NAD(P)-dependent oxidoreductase, producing the protein MDIHFEGQRVLVTGAARGIGRSICESFAANGAAVIATDINEDALKPLLSEARPARGGSLAGERLDVTDETDIAAVVGDNGFDIFVHVAGGVLGQARKPVEDVSARDWDRIYDVNVRGAFLVAKAVVPAMKRKRSGKIVHISSGAGLGVSLTGIQAYASAKAALISLTRQLAHELGPFGINVNAVAPGFLRTSPDYERQWASYGEDGQQAMINSIPLRRIGLPEDISNAVLFLASPLASWIAGQTLSVSGGPTL; encoded by the coding sequence ATGGATATTCATTTCGAGGGACAGCGCGTGCTGGTGACCGGTGCCGCGCGCGGCATCGGGCGTTCGATCTGCGAGAGCTTTGCCGCCAATGGCGCGGCCGTGATTGCCACCGACATCAATGAAGACGCGCTGAAGCCTTTGCTCAGCGAGGCAAGGCCCGCGCGCGGCGGCTCGTTAGCCGGCGAACGGCTGGATGTCACCGACGAAACCGACATCGCGGCGGTCGTGGGCGACAACGGCTTCGACATCTTCGTGCATGTCGCCGGCGGTGTCCTCGGCCAGGCCCGCAAGCCCGTAGAAGACGTTTCCGCGCGTGACTGGGATCGCATCTACGACGTCAATGTCCGCGGCGCCTTCCTAGTCGCGAAGGCGGTGGTCCCAGCCATGAAGCGCAAGCGCAGCGGCAAGATCGTCCACATATCCAGCGGTGCGGGCCTGGGCGTCAGCCTGACCGGCATCCAGGCCTATGCCAGCGCCAAGGCCGCCCTCATCAGCCTGACACGGCAGCTGGCTCATGAACTGGGACCGTTCGGAATCAACGTCAATGCGGTTGCCCCCGGCTTCCTGCGCACCAGCCCCGACTATGAGCGGCAATGGGCGTCCTATGGCGAAGACGGGCAGCAGGCGATGATCAATTCCATCCCGCTGCGGCGGATCGGATTGCCCGAGGATATTTCCAACGCCGTGCTGTTCCTGGCTTCGCCCTTGGCCAGCTGGATTGCCGGCCAGACCTTGTCCGTCAGCGGAGGGCCAACCCTGTGA
- a CDS encoding polysaccharide deacetylase family protein, with product MSSTNETLIPTWTWPEERLQTIMNRARAGRSLKPESWPEGGACAVALSFDSDHDTFELRDGGRSISALSQGQFGPRQGIPRIRRLLARESIPATFFVPAVSAIHYPDEQRELIAGGHEIGLHGWIHERNTLLDAQTERDLQMRAADTLEQITGVRPVGIRTPSWDFSDNTLRITADMGLLYDSSLMADVDCYELLLDGKPSGVIELPVEWIRDDAAYLVMDRWGGLRPQIAPHDILKIFIAEFDAAFDEGGIFQLTMHPDIIGHRSRIWIVEALIAHIRNRGKVWFATHADVVRHVKASRA from the coding sequence GTGAGCAGCACGAACGAAACCCTTATCCCGACCTGGACCTGGCCCGAAGAACGGTTGCAGACGATCATGAACCGCGCCCGTGCCGGGCGGAGCCTGAAACCCGAAAGCTGGCCGGAGGGTGGCGCCTGCGCCGTGGCGCTGTCGTTCGATTCCGACCACGACACGTTCGAACTGCGCGATGGCGGCCGCTCGATCTCGGCTCTGTCGCAGGGCCAGTTCGGCCCCCGGCAAGGCATTCCGCGGATCCGCCGCCTGCTAGCCCGCGAGAGCATTCCGGCGACCTTCTTCGTCCCCGCCGTTTCGGCGATCCACTATCCCGACGAACAGCGGGAGCTGATCGCGGGCGGTCACGAGATCGGGCTGCATGGCTGGATCCACGAGCGCAACACCTTGCTGGATGCACAAACGGAACGCGACCTGCAAATGCGCGCGGCCGACACGCTCGAACAGATCACCGGCGTGCGCCCTGTCGGCATTCGCACCCCCTCGTGGGATTTCAGCGACAACACATTGCGCATCACCGCCGACATGGGGCTGCTCTACGACTCGTCGCTGATGGCCGACGTCGATTGCTACGAGCTTCTGCTCGACGGCAAGCCCAGCGGCGTCATCGAACTGCCGGTGGAATGGATCCGCGACGATGCCGCCTATCTGGTCATGGATCGCTGGGGTGGGCTGCGGCCGCAGATCGCGCCACACGACATCCTGAAGATCTTCATCGCCGAGTTCGACGCCGCTTTCGACGAGGGCGGTATTTTCCAGCTGACCATGCATCCCGACATTATCGGCCATCGCTCGCGGATCTGGATCGTCGAGGCGCTGATCGCCCACATACGGAACCGCGGCAAGGTCTGGTTCGCCACCCACGCGGATGTCGTTCGCCATGTCAAAGCAAGCCGCGCCTGA
- a CDS encoding transporter substrate-binding domain-containing protein, which translates to MASRSSLAAALAIIALPLLGGVATAKDWKSVTVGVEGAFPPFNSVNASGEVEGLDLDVMKEVCKRAALDCKIVVQDWDSQIPSLLAGKFDVVLTMGPNPERRKVIDFSDPYVITPNTFLVPADGPLANLPHTGERLSTDTPEGQKAVADLKEALKGKTLGASLSTSQLQFVEENFAGAVEVRTYKSAEQSHLDLEGGRIDAQFDNVVFVNDRAKGSNGALKASGPLLTGGIMATNVCLGIRKEEPELKAILDKAVEEMRVDGTLAKISEKWFAMDLSPQK; encoded by the coding sequence ATGGCCTCAAGATCATCGCTGGCAGCCGCGCTTGCCATCATTGCATTGCCTCTGCTGGGCGGCGTCGCCACGGCAAAGGACTGGAAATCGGTTACCGTTGGCGTCGAAGGCGCCTTCCCGCCCTTCAACTCCGTGAACGCGAGCGGCGAGGTCGAAGGGCTCGATCTCGACGTCATGAAGGAAGTCTGCAAACGCGCCGCACTTGATTGCAAGATCGTGGTGCAGGATTGGGATAGCCAGATTCCGTCGCTGCTGGCCGGAAAGTTCGACGTGGTTCTGACCATGGGACCCAACCCCGAGCGCCGCAAGGTCATCGACTTCTCCGATCCCTACGTCATTACGCCCAACACGTTCCTCGTGCCCGCCGATGGCCCGCTCGCCAACCTGCCCCACACGGGGGAAAGATTGTCGACCGATACGCCGGAAGGCCAGAAGGCCGTGGCCGACCTCAAGGAAGCACTGAAGGGCAAGACGCTTGGCGCCTCGCTGTCCACGAGCCAGTTGCAGTTCGTCGAGGAGAACTTTGCCGGCGCCGTCGAAGTCCGGACCTACAAATCAGCCGAACAGAGCCACCTCGATCTCGAGGGCGGCCGCATCGATGCGCAGTTCGACAATGTCGTGTTCGTCAATGATCGCGCCAAGGGCAGCAATGGCGCGTTGAAGGCCAGCGGCCCGTTGCTGACGGGCGGCATCATGGCCACCAATGTCTGCCTGGGCATCCGCAAGGAAGAGCCTGAGCTCAAGGCAATCCTCGACAAGGCCGTCGAGGAAATGCGCGTTGACGGTACGTTGGCCAAAATCTCCGAAAAGTGGTTCGCGATGGATTTGAGCCCGCAGAAATAA